The Zygosaccharomyces rouxii strain CBS732 chromosome G complete sequence genome contains a region encoding:
- the ZAP1 gene encoding Zap1p (weakly similar to uniprot|P47043 Saccharomyces cerevisiae YJL056C ZAP1 Zinc-regulated transcription factor binds to zinc-responsive promoter elements to induce transcription of certain genes in the presence of zinc regulates its own transcription contains seven zinc- finger domains), with amino-acid sequence MTTNSSIEKAVDDGGSSGGFPVDNGEGVVHGHIHNYDNMTYIHGHVHHGHHKDNSGLNSLIEAQDDWVPSSSLNTMSNEDLCRKYVDCQHFEFVNYHTSKQLSETINNNNLDVDNGVGGRFSDRENALNTAIDSTANQDISTIGNGSHHYLNGEVSSKGVDQMLMPVSKKRTFSDVINNVTEDVGSECECNPKILEVCCDMDHAPSSVPTEEGLLEPLPPATDEDLIVCTGGTNNFLVPPAANEKILKKESPDIDCDLTCVCPQEFSSNQDDEAEEEEEEDEDEEDEEEDEDEEGDEGKETEDDIFERFCKECVNLNQQSAQENHCQHQHQHQHNFLQYPHEFNDKSGYHYLNTPSSPASSSLNEGLQKGNPTTDFGQRPQPLGDHSTLCHDHVVNSHMDLKILNDLCDISSLYEFPFANHMNHHKHSHNHVPGHSNQGVNLLHSTIEGNGSRGGSNTHHHHHRIQFHQHESQHESQHEPQHVPQHGPQHEPQPQHLASEEVNPRTAFSWNQNENVPPNLKVEEDQASLLHHHHHHHHQTPRLNHDNLETDTNTINFNWSFKNEDSGQLKCEWDQCFEQFPSLIDLQKHMFRDHVPQEEVTSNLLCNWNDCQFKGDDICSLVNHINSDHGINFGMKVLDNASLLEQREQHHLLHCPEHVEESLNLPCKFTKLQCQWDGCDQCFSGAEDLSNHLEKFHLPRGKSEYHCHWKGCCRKFTQRQKMVRHLKVHSGYKPFKCQVCLKSFSSEDTLNQHMRTHSGEKPFKCHLCGKSFSVSSSLKIHIRTHTGEKPLQCKICGKRFNESSNLNKHLKTHRKKYKCSCCFRSFDTEEKFKAHEFTCCNAPPRLTQI; translated from the coding sequence ATGACCACCAATAGCTCTATAGAAAAAGCTGTAGATGATGGAGGTAGCAGTGGTGGGTTTCCAGTTGACAATGGGGAAGGTGTGGTTCATGGGCATATTCATAACTATGACAACATGACTTATATACATGGTCATGTTCATCATGGACACCATAAAGACAATTCTGGGCTCAACAGTTTAATAGAGGCCCAAGATGATTGGGTCCCATCTTCGTCATTGAACACTATGAGCAACGAAGATTTATGCCGAAAATACGTTGATTGTCAGCATTTTGAATTTGTCAATTATCATACGTCCAAGCAGTTGTCGGAAACGattaacaacaataatCTTGATGTCGATAACGGCGTCGGCGGCAGATTCAGCGACAGGGAGAACGCTCTCAATACTGCAATCGACAGTACAGCTAATCAAGACATTTCAACAATTGGCAATGGTTCTCATCATTATTTAAACGGTGAAGTATCAAGTAAAGGTGTGGATCAGATGTTGATGCCAGTATCGAAGAAAAGAACCTTTTCAGATGTCATTAACAACGTTACCGAAGATGTAGGGTCAGAGTGTGAATGTAATcctaaaattttagaagTATGTTGTGATATGGATCATGCTCCATCATCTGTTCCGACCGAGGAAGGACTTTTAGAACCTTTACCACCCGcaactgatgaagatcttATAGTTTGCACAGGTGGGACGAATAATTTCCTAGTGCCGCCGGCGGCTAATGAAAAAATCCTAAAAAAGGAATCACCAGATATCGATTGTGATTTGACCTGTGTATGCCCGCAAGAATTTAGTAGTaatcaagatgatgaagcagaagaagaggaagaagaggatgaagatgaagaggatgaagaagaggatgaagatgaagaaggtgatgaaGGTAAGGAGACTGAAGACGATATTTTTGAGAGATTTTGCAAGGAGTGTGTGAACCTCAATCAGCAAAGTGCACAAGAGAATCATTGtcagcatcagcatcagcatcagcatAACTTTTTACAGTATCCGCATGAATTTAATGATAAGTCTGGTTATCATTATTTGAATACCCCATCATCCCCtgcttcatcatctttgaaCGAAGGTCTACAGAAGGGGAACCCGACAACTGATTTCGGCCAAAGGCCGCAACCCCTTGGTGACCATTCAACTCTTTGTCATGATCATGTCGTTAATTCACatatggatttgaaaatccTTAATGATTTATGTGATATTTCATCACTTTACGAGTTTCCGTTTGCTAATCATATGAACCACCATAAACATTCTCATAACCACGTTCCAGGACACAGTAATCAAGGTGTTAACCTCTTACACTCTACCATTGAGGGTAACGGAAGTCGCGGAGGTAGCAACActcatcaccatcatcacagaatccaatttcatcaacacGAATCTCAGCATGAATCTCAGCATGAACCTCAGCATGTGCCTCAACATGGACCTCAGCACGAACCTCAGCCTCAACATTTAGCATCTGAAGAAGTGAATCCCAGAACTGCTTTCTCTTGGAATCAAAATGAGAATGTACCTCCAAATTTGAAGGTAGAAGAGGATCAAGCATCTTTAttgcatcatcatcatcatcatcatcatcagacTCCTCGATTGAATCAtgataatttggaaactgaTACGAATACAATTAACTTTAACTGGTCGTTCAAGAACGAAGATTCAGGTCAGTTGAAATGTGAATGGGATCAATGTTTTGAGCAATTCCCCAGTTTAATAGATTTACAAAAGCATATGTTTAGAGACCACGTACCGCAGGAAGAAGTCACATCCAATCTTTTATGCAATTGGAACGATTGTCAATTTAAAGGTGACGATATTTGTTCCCTTGTCAACCACATCAACTCTGATCACGGTATTAATTTTGGTATGAAGGTTTTAGATAATGCTTCACTATTGGAACAAAGGGAACAACATCATCTATTGCATTGTCCGGAACATGTGGAAGAATCGCTAAATTTACCTTGTAAGTTCACTAAATTACAATGTCAGTGGGACGGTTGTGATCAATGCTTTTCTGGAGCAGAAGACTTAAGCAATCATCTAGagaaatttcaccttcCTAGAGGTAAATCTGAGTATCATTGTCATTGGAAAGGTTGTTGTCGTAAATTTACTCAAAGACAAAAGATGGTTCGACACTTAAAAGTTCATTCTGGTTACAAGCCTTTCAAATGTCAGGTTTgtttaaaatcattttcGAGTGAAGATACTTTGAACCAACACATGCGCACCCATTCAGGTGAAAAACCTTTTAAATGCCATTTATGTGGGAAGAGCTTTTCGGTCTCTAGTTCACTGAAAATTCACATAAGAACCCATACCGGTGAAAAACCGTTACAATGTAAAATTTGTGGTAAAAGATTCAACGAGTCATCCAACTTAAACAAACATCTAAAGACTCACAGGAAAAAATACAAGTGCAGTTGCTGTTTTAGAAGTTTTGATACTGAGGAAAAGTTTAAAGCTCACGAATTTACATGTTGCAATGCTCCTCCAAGATTAACGCAAATATAa
- the EFM2 gene encoding S-adenosylmethionine-dependent methyltransferase (similar to uniprot|P38347 YBR271W Saccharomyces cerevisiae Putative S-adenosylmethionine-dependent methyltransferase of the seven beta-strand family), with protein sequence MFDPLDLYTPEDIADAPPDQVNLLLSSKDSESIHDSDFNDEDENLPIDSLDLPSVHYAPPEAILCILLLLKPTDQINFQHSKDSNLTTSQICLQKGISMELINATVKYYQTWGNKRLDTEKKICEKIPTLATIAETLLNYYTLILKHYEKTSNWIQDQIVKEASMRICENCGRTALPTMSRRFTFENFSRNIEIYEPSLTADNLGWKTWGSSFILSQKLIKIVPHFNPTKLHRVLELGSGTGLAGISWLMKWIEIHGNSNIEMFFTDLQEIVPNLRKNVEINGISDNSVVDTLDWTCPEDFVDKYSSEKFDIIIVSDPIYSPNHPKLVVDMISLFLSTNGICHLEIPLRDKYSKERNSLWELLEKNSLQVIEQENDQGMDDWGKVNYLYQRIEWKKK encoded by the coding sequence ATGTTTGATCCCTTAGATCTGTATACTCCAGAAGATATTGCAGATGCTCCCCCGGACCAAGTCAATTTGCTCCTGAGCTCGAAAGATTCTGAATCGATTCATGATAGTGATTTcaacgatgaagatgagaatcTACCCATTGATTCTCTAGATCTGCCCTCAGTTCACTACGCACCACCTGAAGCGATACTATGCATATTATTGCTATTAAAGCCTACCGATCAAATCAATTTCCAACATAGCAAGGATAGTAATTTGACTACTTCACAGATATGCCTTCAGAAGGGAATTTCAATGGAATTGATAAATGCTACGGTAAAATATTACCAAACTTGGGGTAATAAGAGGCTAGATacagaaaagaaaatatgtGAAAAAATACCGACACTGGCGACCATTGCGGAAACTTTATTGAATTACTATACTCTAATTTTAAAACATTACGAAAAGACTTCAAATTGGATCCAAgatcaaattgtaaagGAAGCTAGTATGAGAATTTGTGAAAATTGTGGTAGAACGGCCTTACCCACCATGTCAAGGCGTTTCACTTTCGAAAacttttcaagaaatattgaaatttacGAGCCTTCCTTGACCGCCGATAATCTTGGTTGGAAGACGTGGGGATCCTCATTTATTTTATCACAAAAATTAATCAAAATTGTTCCTCATTTCAATCCTACTAAATTACACAGAGTGCTAGAACTTGGATCTGGGACTGGACTGGCAGGTATATCTTGGCTTatgaaatggattgaaATTCATGGTAATTCCAACATTGAAATGTTTTTTACCGATTTACAGGAAATTGTACCCAATTTGAGGAAAAATGTAGAGATTAATGGGATATCTGATAATTCTGTGGTGGACACTTTAGATTGGACTTGTCCCGAGGATTTTGTTGACAAATACTCTAGTGAAAAGTTCGATATCATTATAGTATCGGATCCAATATATTCACCTAATCATCCAAAACTAGTTGTGGACATGATAAGCTTGTTCTTATCAACAAATGGTATTTGCCATCTTGAAATCCCACTGAGAGATAAGTACTCAAAGGAGAGGAATAGTTTGTGGGAActattagaaaaaaatagttTGCAAGTAatagaacaagaaaatgatCAAGGTATGGATGACTGGGGAAAGGTCAACTACTTGTATCAAAGGATagaatggaaaaaaaagtaa
- the IKS1 gene encoding protein kinase IKS1 (similar to uniprot|P47042 Saccharomyces cerevisiae YJL057C probable serine/threonine kinase), translated as MSLVPYREGSVILGDPSSRSLVIVNPSSGSLEFYRKIYKTGPDGPDGHGDVKSRRYSIASYVCPRCGTEIHPRLPLTEVDEDDPNETTDEKNLHGMNLSRKYFHFLEDSHKINESSASMLPPPHPFFIPQELFIPGYFHKFFRVLSLLGSGARGSVFKVVHRIGDIDLGIFALKKIPIGNDMVWFQKCIREVKALSSLTHMSANLITYNHVWLEMDTACGLVRTLDGEESDTVQDIPCIFILQQYCSGGNLENFILKDVFHKFADIQSPEERKRLFRFKKTHSHVPLGLSTEQIVHIMRDIARGIHELHDIGIIHRDLKPSNCLLLKNYNVETALDEFYPTIVIGDLGESQKDGEYRSATGATGTLEFTAPELIISGKTVDYREYSFASDIYSIGMVCYFIVFGELPFEPHMEIRDLKLAIKGILFNKESLLQQHASLGLKPIDGRIFELMELLLSKDYEKRPSAKEVELFLDEVWISLDLETASESLEPRESDCEETLDDIDSQSLVPISDSRPKQSTTRPKLTPSVWKKWLCVLMNMVIVTSITFSSPQASIPVHMSLILLGVSIRSNLRQQRWFLAILLMARVYVGISTTYF; from the coding sequence ATGAGTTTGGTCCCTTATCGAGAAGGTTCTGTAATACTAGGTGATCCTAGTTCTCGATCTTTGGTGATTGTGAACCCTTCATCTGGATCTCTAGAGTTCTATCgtaaaatttacaaaactGGACCTGATGGTCCCGACGGTCATGGAGACGTTAAGTCCAGGAGATATTCCATTGCATCATACGTTTGTCCCAGATGTGGCACAGAGATTCACCCCAGGCTACCACTAActgaagttgatgaagatgatccCAATGAAACAACAGACGAAAAGAATCTACATGGTATGAATCTTTCTCGTAAGtactttcattttttggAAGATAGTCATAAAATTAATGAGTCTAGCGCTTCTAtgctaccaccaccacatccatttttcattcCACAGGAATTGTTCATTCCAGGATATTTCCATAAATTCTTCAGagttttatcattattggGTAGTGGTGCTCGTGGATCTGTGTTTAAAGTGGTTCACAGAATTGGGGACATCGATTTGGGAATATTTGCTTTAAAAAAGATACCCATTGGTAACGATATGGTATGGTTCCAAAAATGCATAAGAGAGGTTAAAGCTCTTAGTTCTTTAACGCATATGAGTGCGAATTTAATTACATATAACCATGTGTGGTTAGAAATGGATACCGCTTGTGGATTAGTACGGACCTtagatggtgaagaatcCGATACTGTACAAGATATCCCCTGCATATTTATCTTACAACAGTACTGTAGTGGTGgaaatttagaaaatttcatcttaAAGGATGTATTTCACAAATTCGCAGACATTCAATCACCAGAGGAACGCAAGAGATTATTTCGATTCAAGAAGACTCATAGTCATGTTCCATTGGGGCTGTCCACAGAGCAGATCGTTCATATAATGAGAGATATTGCTAGAGGCATACATGAACTGCATGATATTGGAATTATTCATCGGGATTTAAAACCTTCCAattgtcttcttcttaaaAACTACAATGTAGAAACCGCGCTAGATGAATTTTATCCGACTATAGTCATTGGTGATTTGGGAGAGTCTCAAAAGGATGGAGAATATAGATCTGCTACTGGTGCTACAGGTACATTGGAGTTTACTGCGCCCGAATTGATAATATCCGGTAAGACAGTTGATTACAGGGAGTACAGTTTTGCATCGGATATCTATTCAATAGGTATGGTTTGTTATTTCATTGTGTTTGGTGAATTGCCATTTGAACCGCATATGGAGATTAGAGATCTGAAATTGGCTATCAAGGGGATTCTGTTTAATAAGGAATCTCTCTTGCAACAGCATGCATCTCTAGGCTTGAAGCCCATCGACGGGAGAATTTTCGAACTCATGGAACTCCTGCTTTCTAAAGATTATGAAAAGAGACCCTCTGCCAAAGAAGTTGAATTATTTCTGGATGAAGTATGGATAAGTTTAGATCTAGAGACTGCATCTGAAAGTTTAGAACCACGGGAATCTGACTGCGAAGAAACATTGGACGACATCGACAGTCAATCACTTGTTCCCATTTCCGACAGTAGGCCTAAGCAATCAACCACACGTCCAAAATTAACTCCCTCAGTATGGAAAAAATGGCTCTGTGTTTTGATGAATATGGTTATTGTGACCTCTATTACTTTTTCATCACCCCAAGCTTCAATTCCAGTTCATATGTCATTGATTTTACTAGGTGTATCTATACGATCAAATTTAAGGCAACAAAGATGGTTTCTGGCAATTTTACTAATGGCAAGGGTATATGTGGGGATTTCAACTACTTATTTCTAA
- the BIT61 gene encoding Bit61p (similar to uniprot|P38346 Saccharomyces cerevisiae YBR270C BIT2 Hypothetical ORF) gives MTSHLHHKKSTQSMQRSENNGNNEGTRNRFYSISSDIIPQTLTHPDDDEGGTTKSLKSPNTMQPPPTWTNVGFQSIFNDGGHRRSKQSLLSVESKESTPVSGRRSDESGFGLSKDDSRISEEEDVSNESMHTNTSSTKEKLKSSLFGRTKETLPKNERGTRLFKSSSNRNNAPNVPDSLISPTVPNKKSKFTKIAKKLFNHKNTGTHHDDVIEPVIPNSLSKFLHSSYARHKTPSQFLHNTPGPLMDSKSVYSFNPSMPNNPADGAGSQQDDYYWNSLSMLHDFLKHLPTLEANYRTFTSQELHVLEGNVWGIFCNTVLELFKSHEVWQLYVKIEDINRILEFYIILKTESKAASQHNKFLNEVEEFLTTSLYILENQIVFNYSNENTMNTALKRLGVIWQVFYQQVYYDVMAVLLPLEKSFTTSPKYWSYVEGLSQNVLSVDYILLRSFRDSIVLPYYLNFINSNDGASKSFQLYIFNQEEENGVTEEDKLTLLQCFGVLSTIPGNDRHQKIIQELLTGVRMSI, from the coding sequence ATGACATCTCATTTGCATCACAAAAAGAGCACACAGTCCATGCAGCGTTCAGAgaataatggtaataacgAGGGCACCCGTAATAGGTTCTATAGCATATCGTCAGATATAATCCCACAGACATTAACACATCcagatgacgatgaaggtGGTACTACGAAATCATTAAAGTCTCCTAATACAATGCAACCGCCACCTACTTGGACAAATGTTGGTTTCCAATCGATATTTAATGATGGTGGTCACAGAAGATCTAAGCAGAGCCTTTTATCTGTAGAATCAAAGGAAAGTACACCAGTATCTGGTAGGAGAAGTGATGAATCAGGATTTGGTCTGAGTAAGGATGATTCTCGAAtatcagaagaagaggatgtTTCTAATGAAAGTATGCATACGAACACATCAAGtacaaaggaaaaactgaaatcttcattattTGGCAGGACCAAAGAAACTCTACCCAAGAATGAAAGGGGTACAAGATTgttcaaatcttcaagtAACAGAAATAATGCACCAAATGTACCTGATTCATTGATAAGCCCAACGGTACCGAATAAAAAGAGTAAATTTACGAAAATTGCCAAAAAGCTATTTAATCATAAGAACACTGGTACCCATCATGACGATGTGATAGAGCCTGTTATTCCTAACTCCTTGAGTAAATTTCTGCATTCATCTTATGCAAGACATAAGACCCCTTCACAGTTTTTACACAATACCCCCGGTCCATTGATGGATTCTAAATCAGTTTATTCATTCAACCCTAGCATGCCTAATAATCCGGCTGACGGTGCGGGCTCTCAACAAGACGATTACTACTGGAATAGTTTATCGATGTTACACGATTTTTTAAAACATCTTCCGACATTGGAGGCAAACTATCGAACTTTTACCTCTCAAGAGTTACATGTGTTAGAGGGAAATGTTTGGGGGATATTTTGCAATACAGTCTTAGAACTCTTTAAATCGCATGAGGTTTGGCAACTGTACGTTAAAATTGAGGATATTAATAGAATCCTGGAGTTTTATATCATTCTAAAGACAGAATCCAAAGCAGCATCACAACAcaataaattcttaaaTGAAGTAGAAGAATTCCTAACAACTTCATTGTACATTTTAGagaatcaaattgtttTCAATTACAGTAATGAAAATACCATGAATACTGCATTAAAAAGATTGGGAGTCATTTGGCAAGTCTTTTACCAACAAGTCTATTACGACGTTATGGCAGTTTTATTACCACTGGAAAAAAGTTTTACTACAAGTCCCAAATATTGGTCCTATGTGGAAGGTTTGTCTCAAAATGTTTTATCAGTAGATTACATCTTATTGAGATCGTTTCGAGATTCAATCGTTTTACCCtattatttgaatttcatcaatagtAACGATGGTGCAAGTaaaagtttccaattgtACATCTTCaatcaagaggaagagaaCGGTGTTACTGAAGAGGACAAATTAACTTTATTACAATGTTTTGGAGTCTTAAGTACGATTCCTGGTAATGACAGGCATCAAAAAATCATTCAAGAGTTGTTGACGGGTGTAAGAATGAGTATTTAA
- the YHC3 gene encoding amino acid transporter YHC3 (similar to uniprot|P47040 Saccharomyces cerevisiae YJL059W YHC3 Homolog of human CLN3 vacuolar/lysosomal membrane protein), with amino-acid sequence MDRESRFIYFYFWIFGLINNVLYVVILSAAADIVGPNLPKSLVLLADILPAFLIKLVAPFFIHKIGYRHRVWSLILLSCLGMFLVSFRKLSICLTGIVLASLSSGFGEVTFLQLTHIYKQTGLNGWSSGTGGAGLAGSGVYMLFTSVLKVPVRISLLVFSVLPFGFLLYFKLDHSKHDHVNENDDYQPFLNFEEMNPDEEPASQGVYSMAKRNTTSKFAHHFVKTCSRLNKLILPFMLPLTTVYLFEYLINQAVSPTMLFPLDQKGMPFFFHKYRDIYVTYGTLYQLGVFISRSTASWFRMRKLYFLSVLQGINFVLTIFQSWDYILKTPWPIMALIFYEGFLGGASYVNTFLNILEKLPPEEREFGLGSVSIADSFGVLIAAVIGLALEPALCKHQVADNRPWCTLE; translated from the coding sequence ATGGATCGTGAGAGTCGTTTCATATACTTTTATTTTTGGATATTTGGTCTCATAAATAACGTCCTATATGTGGTCATTTTATCTGCAGCTGCCGATATAGTGGGTCCTAATTTACCCAAATCATTAGTTCTGCTAGCTGATATCTTGCCTGCGTTTCTGATCAAATTGGTTGCACCGTTCTTCATTCATAAGATTGGATATAGACATAGAGTATGGTCATTGATTCTCTTAAGTTGTTTGGGAATGTTTTTAGTTTCTTTTAGAAAATTATCAATATGTTTAACTGGTATTGTATTGgcatcattatcatcaggCTTTGGTGAAGTTACATTTCTGCAATTGACTCATATTTATAAACAAACGGGACTAAACGGTTGGTCCTCTGGAACTGGTGGTGCAGGGCTTGCTGGTAGTGGTGTTTACATGCTATTCACTTCTGTTTTAAAGGTTCCAGTAAGGATATCGTTGCTAGTCTTCAGCGTTTTACCATTTGGGTTTCTACtatatttcaaattggacCACAGCAAACATGATCATgtcaatgaaaatgatgattatcaaccatttctcaatttcGAAGAGATGAACCCTGATGAAGAACCTGCATCACAAGGCGTCTATTCAATGGCTAAAAGGAATACGACTTCTAAATTCGCTCACCATTTCGTCAAAACTTGTTCTAGATTGAATAaattaattcttccattCATGTTGCCGCTTACTACGGTCTACCTGTTCGAATATTTGATAAACCAAGCAGTATCGCCAACCATGTTATTCCCATTGGATCAAAAGGGTATgccctttttttttcataaATACAGAGACATCTATGTGACCTATGGAACTTTGTACCAATTAGGTGTTTTCATCTCTAGATCTACAGCTTCATGGTTCCGTATGAGAAAACTATATTTCTTGTCCGTACTACAGGGGATAAATTTCGTGTTgacaattttccaatcaTGGGATTACATATTGAAAACACCATGGCCCATTATGGCGTTAATATTTTATGAAGGTTTCCTTGGTGGTGCCTCTTACGTGAACACTTTTCTAAACATTTTAGAAAAATTACCACCCGAAGAGAGAGAATTTGGATTGGGCTCAGTTTCTATTGCTGACTCATTTGGTGTTTTAATTGCTGCTGTTATTGGACTGGCTCTCGAACCAGCTCTATGTAAACACCAAGTTGCAGACAACAGACCCTGGTGTACTCTAGAGTAG
- the BNA3 gene encoding kynurenine--oxoglutarate transaminase (highly similar to uniprot|P47039 Saccharomyces cerevisiae YJL060W BNA3 Arylformamidase involved in biosynthesis of nicotinic acid from tryptophan via kynurenine pathway potential Cdc28p substrate), translating to MFNRLTALKNTNSFRHYTKMAVNRPQITPNKYFTSNNAKDVWSLTNEAAATAANNEQNKGRDLINLGQGFFSYSPPQFAIHEAQKALEIPLVNQYSPTKGRPSVINSLKKLYSPLYGQELKDENVTITTGANEGILSSLMGILNPGDEVIVFEPFFDQYIPNIELLGGKVVYVPINPPKDMDQRIVEGKDWTIDYEELAKAFTSKTKALILNTPHNPIGKVFTKEELTKIGNLCVENNVVIISDEVYEFLYFTDSYTRIATLSPEIGQLTLTVGSAGKTFAATGWRIGWVISLNPELLSYVSKGHTRICFSSPSPIQEAVANSIEDALKGDYFEAMRTDYIRKFEIFTSVFKEMGLPYTIPEGTYFILVDFSKVNVPEDYPYPEELLDKGKDFRISYWLINELGVVAIPPTEFYIKEHEKGAENLLRFAVCKDDDYLEKAVERLRLLKPHIKG from the coding sequence ATGTTTAATCGTCTAACAGCTCTCAAGAATACAAATAGCTTTAGACATTATACTAAGATGGCTGTCAATCGTCCTCAAATTACACCAAACAAGTATTTTACCTCTAATAATGCCAAGGATGTTTGGTCATTGACCAATGAAGCTGCCGCTACTGCTGCTAATAACGAACAAAATAAAGGCCGTGATTTAATCAATTTGGGCCAAGGATTTTTCTCCTATTCGCCACCACAATTCGCTATTCACGAAGCTCAAAAAGCTTTGGAAATTCCCCTTGTAAACCAGTATTCTCCTACAAAGGGTCGTCCTAGTGTGATCAATTCactaaagaaattataTTCTCCTCTATACGGccaagaattaaaagatgaaaatgttACCATTACTACAGGTGCAAATGAAGGTATACTTTCAAGTCTTATGGGTATTCTGAATCCCGGTGACGAGGTTATTGTTTTCGAACCATTTTTCGATCAATACATTCCAAACATCGAGTTACTTGGTGGAAAAGTTGTTTATGTTCCTATCAATCCACCAAAGGATATGGACCAGCGTATCGTGGAAGGTAAAGATTGGACAATCGATTACGAAGAGTTGGCCAAGGCATTTACCAGTAAGACAAAGGCTCTTATTTTGAACACACCTCATAATCCAATTGGTAAAGTCTTTAccaaggaagaattgaCCAAGATTGGTAACCTATGTGTTGAAAACAACGTGGTAATCATTTCTGATGAAGTTTACGAATTTTTGTATTTCACCGATTCTTATACTAGAATCGCTACGCTTTCTCCTGAGATTGGTCAATTGACTCTAACCGTTGGGTCTGCGGGTAAGACCTTTGCTGCAACTGGTTGGAGAATTGGTTGGGTCATCTCATTGAACCCTGAACTGTTATCATATGTCTCAAAGGGCCATACACGTATCTGTTTCAGTTCGCCTTCCCCCATCCAAGAGGCAGTTGCCAATTCCATTGAAGATGCTCTAAAGGGTGACTACTTCGAAGCTATGAGAACGGACTATATCCGTAAATTTGAGATCTTTACAAGCGtctttaaagaaatggGATTACCCTACACGATACCAGAGGGTACTTATTTCATTCTAGTGGACTTCTCCAAGGTAAACGTTCCAGAAGACTACCCATACCCTGAAGAATTATTGGATAAGGGTAAAGATTTTAGAATCTCTTACTGGCTAATCAACGAATTGGGTGTTGTTGCCATCCCACCAACAGAATTCTACATTAAAGAACACGAAAAGGGCGCTGAAAACTTGCTAAGATTCGCCGTCTGCAAGGATGACGACTACTTAGAGAAGGCAGTTGAAAGATTAAGACTGTTGAAGCCTCACATCAAAGGCTAA
- the SDH8 gene encoding Sdh8p (similar to uniprot|P38345 Saccharomyces cerevisiae YBR269C FMP21 The authentic non-tagged protein was localized to the mitochondria), producing the protein MLSGIKNLTRTAPSIRTGLRLTNTRLFNTNKTPGPPKLPKEEQEEFEELQKLANSQDAIEEYNRQVSSDSTRESLNNPILTKNDIGGFSPEFTKTIPEFEGNVNPKTGEVNGPKQDPLRHGDYSFNGRVTDF; encoded by the coding sequence ATGTTGTCCGGTATTAAGAACCTAACAAGAACTGCACCATCTATTAGAACAGGTCTACGATTAACCAACACAAGACTGTTCAACACGAACAAGACTCCTGGTCCACcaaaattaccaaaggaagaacaggaagaatttgaagagcTACAAAAGTTAGCAAACTCTCAGGATGCCATCGAGGAATACAACCGTCAAGTCTCTAGTGATTCCACTAGAGAGAGTTTAAACAACCCAATCTTAACCAAAAATGATATTGGAGGCTTCTCACcagaatttaccaaaacTATTCCTGAATTTGAAGGAAATGTTAATCCAAAGACTGGTGAAGTCAACGGTCCTAAACAAGATCCTCTAAGGCATGGTGATTATTCATTTAACGGTAGGGTTACTGACTTTTAA